From a single Piliocolobus tephrosceles isolate RC106 chromosome 21, ASM277652v3, whole genome shotgun sequence genomic region:
- the C21H19orf84 gene encoding uncharacterized protein C19orf84 homolog isoform X2 yields the protein MEQPKDGAGPEGNDLSLPSSGTEPWPPAPLPTPPPWLLSSTDPAHLGLPESVASVTVPIRLDTLSCLLHSALLGVYTFQQSLPSCSCYPQAGHTQPGAVRRPPRGRGGWEVRHRPGWGRGPHRRGGLGRAEQPERGRAGVPGAGPRTPPMTLPSAPTLPAQDGKKEARGPEPPLETPPAAEDWETEY from the exons ATGGAACAACCAAAGGACGGGGCTGGGCCCGAAGG GAACGACCTGTCCCTGCCGTCATCTGGGACTGAGCCATGGCCCCCTGCGCCTCTCCCAACCCCGCCACCCTGGCTCCTGAGCTCCACAGACCCTGCCCACCTGGGGCTCCCGGAGAGCGTGGCCTCTGTCACCGTGCCCATACGCCTGGAcaccctctcctgcctcctgcacAGCGCCCTGCTGGGGGTCTACACCTTCCAACAGTCCTTGCCCTCTTGCTCCTGCTACCCGCAGGCAGGCCACACTCAGCCAGGCGCAGTCAGGAGGCCTCCCAGGGGACGCGGGGGCTGGGAAGTCAGGCACAGGCCAGGCTGGGGCCGGGGCCCACATCGACGAGGAGGCCTCGGGAGAGCTGAGCAGCCAGAGAGGGGTCGGGCGGGGGTCCCTGGGGCTGGCCCCAGGACCCCACCAATGACACTGCCATCAGCACCAACACTGCCTGCCCAGGATGGGAAGAAGGAAGCTAGAGGTCCAGAGCCACCCCTGGAAACACCACCGGCTGCTGaggactgggagacagagtacTAG
- the C21H19orf84 gene encoding uncharacterized protein C19orf84 homolog isoform X1, whose product MKTREKGRTEQTCIENQEKQKRLRNDLSLPSSGTEPWPPAPLPTPPPWLLSSTDPAHLGLPESVASVTVPIRLDTLSCLLHSALLGVYTFQQSLPSCSCYPQAGHTQPGAVRRPPRGRGGWEVRHRPGWGRGPHRRGGLGRAEQPERGRAGVPGAGPRTPPMTLPSAPTLPAQDGKKEARGPEPPLETPPAAEDWETEY is encoded by the exons atgaaaacgagagagaaaggGCGCACTGAACAGACCTGCAtagagaatcaggaaaaacaaaaaaggctcaG GAACGACCTGTCCCTGCCGTCATCTGGGACTGAGCCATGGCCCCCTGCGCCTCTCCCAACCCCGCCACCCTGGCTCCTGAGCTCCACAGACCCTGCCCACCTGGGGCTCCCGGAGAGCGTGGCCTCTGTCACCGTGCCCATACGCCTGGAcaccctctcctgcctcctgcacAGCGCCCTGCTGGGGGTCTACACCTTCCAACAGTCCTTGCCCTCTTGCTCCTGCTACCCGCAGGCAGGCCACACTCAGCCAGGCGCAGTCAGGAGGCCTCCCAGGGGACGCGGGGGCTGGGAAGTCAGGCACAGGCCAGGCTGGGGCCGGGGCCCACATCGACGAGGAGGCCTCGGGAGAGCTGAGCAGCCAGAGAGGGGTCGGGCGGGGGTCCCTGGGGCTGGCCCCAGGACCCCACCAATGACACTGCCATCAGCACCAACACTGCCTGCCCAGGATGGGAAGAAGGAAGCTAGAGGTCCAGAGCCACCCCTGGAAACACCACCGGCTGCTGaggactgggagacagagtacTAG